CAGGCCGCCGATCCACTGCATGAAACAGCGCCAGAAGGCGATGCCGTGGGGCAAGCGCTCTGGATCGGCCAGGATGGAGGCGCCGGTGGTGGTGAAGCCGCTCATGGACTCGAAGAAGGCATCGATCCAGTGAGTCGTGTGGCCGCCCAGGTGGAAGGGCAGGGCGCCGCAGACAGCCATCAGCACCCAGCCGAGGGTGACCACGGCGAATCCTTCGCGCACGGTCAACTCCCCGCGGCTGCGGCGGGTGGCCAGCACGGCCAGCGCTCCCGTAAGGGCGGTCAGCCCCGCCGAGGCCAGCAGCACGCCAACGTCCCCCCCTCCGTGAAGGAGGGCAACCAGCCAGGGCAGCAACATGCCACCGGCCAGGAAAAGGAGGATCCAGCCCAGGACGTGGGCGACGCGCTTGCTCTTCATTGCTTGGAATTAAGCAATCCGGCCGCCCGGTCGCTTGCCCTGATCACTCAACGGCGCCAGAAGTGGCGGCTGAAGACGACCAGGACGGTGAGGAACTCAAGGCGTCCCAGCAGCATGTCGGCCGTCAGGAGGAGCTTGATGTCGGCGCCCAGGTGGGCGTAGTTGCCCATCGGTCCCATCCGGCCCAGTCCTGGGCCCGCGTTGGAAAGGCAGGCCGTCACGCCCGCCACCGCTTCGTCAAAGGCACAGCCCTGCCAGGCCAGGTACAGCGTGCTGATCCCCCAGAAACAAAAGTAGAAACCGACGAGGGCCATCACGTCGAGGATCAATTCGTTGCCCAGCGTGCGGCCACCGAAACGGGCGGGCGAAATGGCCTGCGGTTGAAGGGTGCGGCGCAGCACCTTGCGCAGGATGGCCAACACCATCCCCAGCCGGATCGTTTTCAGTCCACCGGAGGTGGAACCCGCCATGCCGCCCACCACCATGAGTCCCACCAGCGTGAGGCCGGCGAAGGAGGGCCACAGGTTGTAGTCCTCCGTGGCGAAGCCGGCCGTGGTGAAAAGGGATGCGACCTGGAAGGCGCTTGCCCGCAGGGCGCGCGACCACTCCCAGCCCAGTTCGCCGATGAGCAGGATGCCGATGAGGACGGTCGCGGCGACGAAGAGGCCGAGAAAGAGACGCAGTTCCCCGTCACGCAACACGGCGCGCCAGTCCCGCTTTCTCACCAGGATGTAGTAGAGGGTGAAGTTGATGCCCGAAAGCAGCATGAAGACGGTGATGACCCACTCGATGGCCGGACTGGCGAAGGTGGCGATGGAGGTGTCTCGGGTGGAGAATCCGCCCGTGGCGATGGTGCCGAAGCTGTGGGCCACTGCGTCGTAGAGGTCCATCCCGAAGAGCCAGAGCAGGGCGGCGCAGGCCACGTTAAGGGACAGGTAGACGATGAGCAGGATGCGCACCGTGTCCTTCAGCCTCGGAGTCAGCTTCTCGGCGATGGGTCCGGCGGCCTCCGCGCGGAAGAGCGACATGCCGCCAGCGCCCATCATGGGCAGGATGACGAGGGCGAAGAGCACGATGCCGAAGCCGCCCACGAAATGGGTGAAGCAGCGCCAGAAGCCCACGCCGCGGCTGAGGGCGGAAGGTTGGGTGAGAATGCTGGAGCCAGTGGTGGTGAAACCGCTCATGGACTCGAAGAGGGCATCGGTGAAGGCGGGAACCTGTCCGGAAAGCACGAAGGGCAGGGTGCCAAACAGGGCCATGAGCAGCCAACTGAGGGTGACGGCGGCAAAGCTCTCGCGCACGGTCATCTCGCCCTGGACCCGTCTTCCCGCCAACACGGCGGCCGCACCCGTCCCGGCGGTGATCAGCGCGCTGCCCAGCAGGGCGACGCGATCTCCCTCGCCGTGATAGCAGAAGCTTATGGCCAACGGGATCAACATGGCTACGCCCAGACAGAACAGCACCCAGCCCAGGAGTCGTCCAATGCGAAGTACTTTCATCCGATCATCCGAAGTACTTCTCGAGGTCGGGCAGGCGCTCGTCGAGGGTGACCACCATCACCAGGTCGCCCGGCTCCACCTGGTCCTGTCCGCGGGGCACGAAAGCGGCGCCGCGGCGCTGGATGCCGGCCAGGAGCGCTTGCTCGGGGAGGTCGAGGCGGGCGATGGGCTGCTTGCAGAGGCGACTCTCCGGCGGAATGCGGAAGCTGGCGACAAGCGCTCCCGAGCCGGAGAGGGTGAGGCGCTGCTGCAGCTGGCCCACGCGGATGTAGCGCAGGATCTCCTGGGCGGCGATGAGGCGCTCGTTGATGCCCACGTCCAGGCCGATCGTCTTGATGATGGGCATGTAGTCCGCCCGCCGCACCAGCGTGATGGTGCGTTTCACCCCCAGGTGCTTGGCCACGAGGCAAGTGATGATGTTGTCCTCCTCGTCGCCGGTGAGGGAAAGGAGGACGTCCATGTCGCCCAGGGCGTGCTGGGCCATGGTGTCGATCTCCTTGCCCGAGGCGCTGAAAATGTCGATGCGGGGCAGGCGCTCGGCCAGGTCGTACTCGGAGATCCAGGTGTCGGTGTGGGTGGTGAAGAGCTTGACGTTGGCGCCGCCCACTTTCTGCAGGTCCTCGGCCACCGCCACGGCGATGCGGCTGGAGCCGAGGATCATGACGTGGCGGCTGCGGGCGTCGGCGATGCCCGTCATGCGGAAGATCTCGACGGAATCGCGCGAACGCACGGCGAAGGTGACGGTGTCCCCGGCGCGCAGCACGTCCTCTCCGCGCGGGATGCTGGTGAGGCCCTGGGAGACGCGCGCCACGATGCGGTAACTGATGCGGTCGTACTTCTGCGCCAGCTTGATCAGGTTGCGCCCGTCCAACGGGCCGCCCTTCTCCACGGTGAGGGAGATCATGCGGATCTGCCCGCCCAGGAAGTCGCTGTAGTCCTTGACAGCGCTGTGGAGCAGCAGGTCCATGATCGCCTTGGCCGCCGCCTTCTCCGGGTTGACGGTGAGGGTGGCCTGGCCCAGGCGCTTGATCTCCTCGGTCAGCTCGTCGCTGCGGATGCGGGCGATGCGATTGGCCACGCCCAGGCGCTCGCCGGCCATGCAGGCCAGCAGGTTGATCTCGTCGATGTTGGTGGCGGCCACCAGGTAGTCCGCGCCTTTGGCGCCGGCCTTCTCC
This genomic interval from bacterium contains the following:
- a CDS encoding TrkH family potassium uptake protein, translating into MKVLRIGRLLGWVLFCLGVAMLIPLAISFCYHGEGDRVALLGSALITAGTGAAAVLAGRRVQGEMTVRESFAAVTLSWLLMALFGTLPFVLSGQVPAFTDALFESMSGFTTTGSSILTQPSALSRGVGFWRCFTHFVGGFGIVLFALVILPMMGAGGMSLFRAEAAGPIAEKLTPRLKDTVRILLIVYLSLNVACAALLWLFGMDLYDAVAHSFGTIATGGFSTRDTSIATFASPAIEWVITVFMLLSGINFTLYYILVRKRDWRAVLRDGELRLFLGLFVAATVLIGILLIGELGWEWSRALRASAFQVASLFTTAGFATEDYNLWPSFAGLTLVGLMVVGGMAGSTSGGLKTIRLGMVLAILRKVLRRTLQPQAISPARFGGRTLGNELILDVMALVGFYFCFWGISTLYLAWQGCAFDEAVAGVTACLSNAGPGLGRMGPMGNYAHLGADIKLLLTADMLLGRLEFLTVLVVFSRHFWRR
- the trkA gene encoding Trk system potassium transporter TrkA: MRVIIIGAGDVGSYLARVLSRETQVDVTLVDQNGPRLQELADQLDIAVVHGSGTLQSVLEKAGAKGADYLVAATNIDEINLLACMAGERLGVANRIARIRSDELTEEIKRLGQATLTVNPEKAAAKAIMDLLLHSAVKDYSDFLGGQIRMISLTVEKGGPLDGRNLIKLAQKYDRISYRIVARVSQGLTSIPRGEDVLRAGDTVTFAVRSRDSVEIFRMTGIADARSRHVMILGSSRIAVAVAEDLQKVGGANVKLFTTHTDTWISEYDLAERLPRIDIFSASGKEIDTMAQHALGDMDVLLSLTGDEEDNIITCLVAKHLGVKRTITLVRRADYMPIIKTIGLDVGINERLIAAQEILRYIRVGQLQQRLTLSGSGALVASFRIPPESRLCKQPIARLDLPEQALLAGIQRRGAAFVPRGQDQVEPGDLVMVVTLDERLPDLEKYFG